One genomic region from Yersinia canariae encodes:
- a CDS encoding YciY family protein — MRRSKNEVGRWRMLRQNQRRRNRWLEGQSRRYRHIYCVRQLREHQHRRALLFTVAYEW, encoded by the coding sequence ATGAGACGGAGTAAGAATGAGGTCGGCCGTTGGCGTATGTTACGGCAAAACCAGCGTCGAAGAAATCGCTGGCTTGAAGGTCAATCACGGCGTTATCGCCATATCTATTGTGTCCGACAACTCCGCGAGCATCAACATCGCAGGGCGTTATTGTTCACTGTGGCTTATGAGTGGTAG
- the cls gene encoding cardiolipin synthase produces MTTFYTVISWLSVFGYWLLIAGVTLRILMKRRAVPSAMAWLLVIYILPLVGIIAYLSFGELHLGKRRAERAKAMWPSTARWLSELKDCQHIFASSNSEVATPLFQLCERRQGISGVKGNQLQLLTTTDDTLKALVRDIELARHNIEMVFYIWQPGGLVDQVAESLMAAARRGVHCRLMLDSAGSQQFFRTPYPAMMRNAGIEVVEALKVNVFRVFLRRMDLRQHRKVVLIDNYVAYTGSMNMVDPRFFKQDAGVGQWIDMMARMEGPVATTIGIVYACDWEIETGKRILPPPPDSHIMPFEEESGHTIQVIASGPGFPEEMIHQALLTAVYAARKQLTMTTPYLVPSDDLLHAICTAAQRGVEVSIIVPRDNDSMMVRWASRAFFAELLEAGVKIYQFEGGLLHSKSVLVDGQLSLVGTVNLDMRSLWLNFEITLVIDDDGFGADLAQVQDDYIARSVLLDGEQWNKRPLWHRVTERLFYFFSPFL; encoded by the coding sequence ATGACAACATTTTATACCGTAATCAGTTGGCTCTCAGTTTTTGGCTATTGGTTGCTTATTGCCGGGGTCACGCTGCGTATTCTAATGAAACGCAGAGCCGTTCCTTCGGCCATGGCATGGCTGCTTGTTATTTATATTCTGCCATTGGTGGGAATAATTGCTTATCTCTCATTCGGCGAACTTCATCTCGGTAAACGCCGCGCTGAGCGAGCAAAAGCCATGTGGCCGTCTACCGCCCGCTGGCTCAGTGAATTGAAAGACTGCCAACATATTTTTGCCAGCTCAAATAGCGAAGTGGCGACCCCATTATTCCAATTATGCGAACGTCGCCAAGGCATCAGCGGCGTAAAAGGCAATCAATTACAGCTGTTAACTACCACCGATGACACACTGAAAGCATTAGTCCGCGATATCGAATTAGCTCGCCATAATATCGAGATGGTGTTTTATATCTGGCAACCGGGCGGGTTGGTTGATCAAGTGGCTGAGTCACTGATGGCCGCAGCAAGACGCGGTGTCCATTGCCGATTAATGTTAGATTCGGCCGGTAGCCAGCAATTCTTCCGCACCCCCTATCCTGCCATGATGCGTAATGCAGGAATTGAAGTTGTCGAAGCCCTCAAAGTTAATGTCTTCCGGGTATTTTTGCGCCGTATGGATTTGCGCCAACACCGTAAAGTTGTATTGATTGATAACTATGTTGCCTACACCGGCAGCATGAATATGGTTGACCCCCGTTTCTTCAAACAAGACGCCGGTGTTGGTCAATGGATTGATATGATGGCGCGCATGGAAGGCCCAGTGGCAACCACCATTGGTATTGTGTATGCCTGTGACTGGGAAATTGAGACGGGCAAACGCATCCTGCCACCGCCACCAGACAGCCATATCATGCCCTTCGAAGAAGAAAGCGGCCATACAATCCAGGTTATAGCTTCTGGCCCTGGCTTCCCTGAAGAAATGATCCATCAGGCATTATTGACCGCAGTCTATGCCGCACGTAAACAATTGACCATGACCACGCCTTATCTCGTACCCAGTGATGATTTGCTGCATGCTATTTGTACCGCAGCACAGCGCGGGGTTGAAGTCAGTATTATCGTTCCACGAGACAATGACTCGATGATGGTTCGCTGGGCCAGCCGCGCATTCTTCGCGGAATTACTTGAAGCTGGGGTTAAAATTTATCAGTTTGAAGGTGGGTTACTGCACAGTAAGAGCGTCTTGGTCGATGGGCAATTAAGTTTGGTGGGAACAGTAAACCTGGATATGCGCAGCTTATGGCTGAATTTTGAAATCACACTGGTGATTGACGATGATGGTTTTGGCGCAGATTTAGCACAAGTCCAAGATGATTATATTGCTCGCTCCGTATTATTAGATGGCGAACAGTGGAATAAGCGCCCGCTCTGGCATCGTGTAACGGAAAGATTATTCTACTTTTTCAGCCCATTCCTGTAA
- a CDS encoding HI1450 family dsDNA-mimic protein — MDLNNRLTEDETLEQAYDIFLELAGDNLDPADILLFNLQFEERGGAELFDPAEDWQEHVDFDVNPDFFAEVVIGLADSDGEEINDIFARVLLCREKDHKLCHILWKE; from the coding sequence ATGGATCTTAATAACCGCCTGACTGAAGATGAAACACTGGAACAGGCATACGATATTTTTCTGGAACTGGCGGGTGATAACCTCGACCCAGCAGATATTTTATTGTTTAACCTTCAGTTTGAAGAACGTGGTGGTGCGGAGTTGTTTGATCCCGCTGAAGATTGGCAAGAACATGTCGATTTTGATGTGAATCCGGACTTTTTCGCCGAAGTTGTCATTGGTCTGGCTGACAGTGACGGTGAGGAAATCAATGATATTTTTGCTCGTGTTCTGCTGTGCCGTGAAAAAGATCATAAACTTTGCCATATATTGTGGAAAGAGTAA